A window of Candidatus Scalindua japonica genomic DNA:
TACACGCGGTGCCCAATATTCACAGAATTTGTTCAGATCTTTATTGTTTTGTGGTGTGTTGCAGAATGAAACGACAAATACCGGACGTTTTTTTCTACCCTTGTAACGAGACATAAATTGTTCTAAATTTTCTACTACTCTTTCGAATTGCCCATTTTGACGGATTTTTCCGTAAATCTCCGGTGTTGCCGCATCAAGACTGATATGCAGTTCGTTCAAGTCCGCATTAAACAATGCATCTGCCCGTTTCCCATTAAGCAAAGCCCCATTAGTGGTCAGTTTAACAGGAAAGCCATTATTCGTTATATGATTAATGATATGAGAGAACTCCGGGTGCAGAAGCGGTTCACCGTTACCTTGAGGATGAATAAGTATTTTATCGCGTTGATATTTTAAGCCAAAAGTATTCTCTACCTTGCTTATTCCGTGAATAAATTTATCAAAATAACGTACAAAATTGTCATAAAGCATATATTTTCTTTTATTACCAATATCTTTCCATTCGTTTTCGGCTAAATGGCAATGTGTACATTTATAATTACAGAAATTAGTAGTGTGAAAGTAGACAGTATTCAGGTTAAAAAATCTTGAAGGGTTTTGGATCTTATTTTTAATAAGCTTTCCTCTTTCTATCATTACTTTACGATTAAATATTTTATGACACTGTGGTTTTAACCCAGAGTTAGTTTCATTTGAATTCGCAATGGATTTTTCAAGGGCAACGAGATTGTCTGAAGCATTATTATTTTCAGGATCTAGTTCGAGCGCCCTGCAGAAGGCATTAGTGGCCTCTGGTGTATTACCGGTTTGAAAATAAAGCACACCCAAATCGTTCCAGACAACAGGTGATTTTGGTTTTTCTTCATAACATTCTTCAAGCATGGTTATTGCTTCATGAATTTCATTATTCGCCACCATTTT
This region includes:
- a CDS encoding radical SAM protein; protein product: MNKTCNADNLPGNTTGMTKENYTLSYPEYHLVEKMVANNEIHEAITMLEECYEEKPKSPVVWNDLGVLYFQTGNTPEATNAFCRALELDPENNNASDNLVALEKSIANSNETNSGLKPQCHKIFNRKVMIERGKLIKNKIQNPSRFFNLNTVYFHTTNFCNYKCTHCHLAENEWKDIGNKRKYMLYDNFVRYFDKFIHGISKVENTFGLKYQRDKILIHPQGNGEPLLHPEFSHIINHITNNGFPVKLTTNGALLNGKRADALFNADLNELHISLDAATPEIYGKIRQNGQFERVVENLEQFMSRYKGRKKRPVFVVSFCNTPQNNKDLNKFCEYWAPRVDVVWIQKYNDPHNPQHNTSDTPLNRTFCNRLSGYFMIEDDGKVKGCQCGDYVAGNLEDQSFEEIMLSENRIHIFESQERGLYNMINECHNCTKWSDKVSASEPEIISINNKAYHAQRSNASLHIRNIYGLEITTLENNSLLP